A DNA window from Oceanimonas doudoroffii contains the following coding sequences:
- the phnC gene encoding phosphonate ABC transporter ATP-binding protein produces the protein MSNNIIEVRRLSKTFDNKKALKEISLDISHGGITALLGPSGSGKSTLLRHLSGLVCSDRQEGTEIRVLGQLVQSEGRAASQVRGCRARAGYIFQQFNLVNRLSVLTNVLIGALGSTARWRTLTGRFTPEQRRQAMQALERVGMAAFAEQRVSTLSGGQQQRVAIARSLMQQAHIIFADEPIASLDPESARTVMELLKDINEREGIPVVVTLHQVDYALKYCQHLVALREGEVFYQGAAEAITEGELASLYTQSRPDSRVPASDAAAGVRPRSTPFVTGSIQGQLS, from the coding sequence ATGAGCAACAACATCATTGAGGTCAGGCGTCTGAGCAAGACCTTTGACAACAAAAAAGCGCTGAAAGAAATCAGTCTGGATATCTCTCATGGGGGCATCACCGCCCTGCTGGGACCGTCCGGCTCGGGCAAGTCCACCCTGCTGCGCCATCTGAGTGGCCTGGTCTGCTCCGACAGGCAGGAAGGAACAGAGATTCGTGTGCTGGGGCAGCTGGTGCAGTCCGAAGGCCGTGCCGCCAGTCAGGTACGTGGCTGCCGGGCTCGGGCCGGCTACATCTTTCAGCAGTTCAACCTGGTCAATCGCCTGAGTGTGCTGACCAATGTGCTGATTGGTGCCCTGGGCAGCACCGCCCGTTGGCGTACCCTGACCGGCCGATTTACCCCGGAGCAGCGCCGGCAGGCGATGCAGGCCCTGGAGCGGGTCGGCATGGCGGCCTTTGCCGAACAGCGGGTGTCCACCCTTTCCGGTGGTCAGCAGCAACGGGTAGCCATCGCCCGTTCGCTGATGCAGCAGGCACACATCATCTTTGCCGATGAGCCCATTGCTTCACTCGACCCGGAGTCGGCGCGCACCGTGATGGAGCTGCTCAAGGACATCAACGAACGCGAAGGCATTCCGGTGGTAGTCACCCTGCATCAGGTGGACTATGCGCTGAAATACTGCCAGCACCTGGTAGCCCTGCGGGAAGGGGAGGTGTTCTATCAGGGGGCGGCCGAGGCGATCACCGAGGGTGAACTGGCCTCCCTCTATACCCAATCCCGGCCGGACAGTCGAGTACCGGCCTCGGACGCGGCGGCCGGTGTGCGCCCGCGCTCTACTCCCTTTGTAACCGGCTCAATTCAAGGACAACTGTCATGA
- a CDS encoding aminotransferase class V-fold PLP-dependent enzyme, producing MSGLLPNIDPDGLLEYSVVYTDRALNHMSARFQRVMKDISASLKELYHAHSAIIVPGSGTFGMEAVARQFATGKRCLVVRNGWFSYRWSQIFEAGSIPAFETVLKARTIEDGPQAAMAPAPIEEVVAAIREQKPELVFAAHVETAAGMMLPDDYIRAMADAVHEVGGLLVIDCIASGTIWVDMEACGVDILLSAPQKGWSSSPCCGLVMLSKLARERIDDTQSSSFACDLKKWLQIMETYEQGGHAYHATMPTDALTAFRDTIVESRELGFAVMKQRQQELGDRVRAVLAERGIKSVAADGFAAPGVVVCYTDDAGIKSGSKFAAEGLQIAAGVPLACDEPADFQTFRLGLFGLDKLKDVDRTVATFEAALDRVLQG from the coding sequence ATGTCCGGATTGCTGCCCAATATCGACCCCGATGGTCTGCTGGAATATTCGGTGGTCTACACCGATCGTGCGCTTAACCATATGTCGGCGCGTTTTCAGCGAGTGATGAAGGACATCTCCGCCAGCCTGAAAGAGCTCTATCACGCCCATTCGGCAATCATTGTGCCCGGCAGCGGCACCTTTGGCATGGAAGCCGTGGCTCGTCAGTTTGCCACTGGCAAGCGCTGTCTGGTGGTGCGTAACGGCTGGTTTAGCTACCGTTGGAGCCAGATCTTTGAAGCCGGCAGCATTCCGGCATTCGAGACCGTGCTCAAGGCCCGCACCATAGAAGACGGCCCCCAGGCCGCCATGGCGCCGGCGCCCATTGAGGAAGTGGTGGCCGCCATTCGCGAGCAGAAACCCGAACTGGTGTTTGCCGCCCACGTGGAAACCGCCGCCGGCATGATGCTGCCCGACGACTATATTCGCGCCATGGCCGACGCCGTGCACGAAGTGGGCGGCCTGCTGGTGATCGACTGCATTGCCTCCGGCACCATTTGGGTGGACATGGAAGCCTGCGGCGTCGACATTTTGCTGAGCGCCCCGCAAAAGGGCTGGAGCAGTTCGCCCTGCTGCGGCCTGGTGATGCTGAGCAAGCTTGCCCGGGAGCGTATCGACGACACCCAGAGCAGCAGCTTTGCCTGCGATTTGAAAAAGTGGCTGCAGATCATGGAAACCTATGAGCAGGGTGGGCATGCCTACCATGCCACCATGCCCACCGACGCCCTCACCGCTTTCCGCGACACCATAGTGGAAAGCCGAGAGCTGGGCTTTGCGGTGATGAAGCAGCGCCAGCAGGAGCTGGGCGACCGGGTGCGAGCCGTGCTGGCTGAGCGGGGCATCAAGAGCGTGGCCGCCGACGGCTTTGCCGCCCCGGGAGTGGTGGTGTGCTACACCGACGACGCCGGTATCAAGAGCGGCAGCAAGTTCGCCGCCGAGGGCCTGCAGATCGCCGCCGGTGTGCCTCTGGCCTGCGACGAGCCCGCCGACTTCCAGACCTTCCGCCTGGGCCTGTTCGGCCTTGACAAGCTGAAGGACGTGGACCGTACCGTGGCGACCTTTGAAGCCGCCCTGGATCGGGTGCTGCAGGGCTAA
- the ybcJ gene encoding ribosome-associated protein YbcJ → MNETFSLEGNDYIPLCNLLKVLGWCDSGAMAKAVIDEGAVTVNGQVEVRKRCKIVAGQTVRFNGQTVTVGE, encoded by the coding sequence ATGAACGAAACATTCAGCCTTGAGGGCAATGACTACATTCCCCTGTGCAACCTGCTGAAAGTGCTGGGCTGGTGCGACTCCGGCGCCATGGCCAAGGCGGTGATCGACGAGGGGGCCGTAACCGTGAACGGCCAGGTGGAAGTGCGCAAGCGCTGCAAGATAGTGGCGGGGCAGACGGTTCGCTTCAACGGCCAGACGGTCACCGTCGGCGAGTAA
- a CDS encoding MOSC domain-containing protein yields MQVLVLAGKARPLAPGIDSAIDKRPVGDGLFCHRTGLEGDVQVSTRFHGGPERALHYYPAEHYPVWRQWFEGMGLSGRASLLVPGAFGENLSGSGLTEQEACIGDVFRLGDALVQISQPRSPCYKLNARFGHDSFSVLMQANGRTGWLLRVLEEGWITPTASLELVERPCPGMSVRRAGDIVFNRGFDADGLRELAETEQLSDSWRKKAADYLAAGRVSDWTMRLLGPK; encoded by the coding sequence ATGCAGGTTCTTGTGTTGGCCGGAAAGGCACGGCCGCTGGCGCCGGGCATCGACAGCGCTATTGATAAACGACCGGTGGGTGACGGTCTGTTTTGCCACCGCACCGGGCTGGAAGGTGACGTTCAGGTTTCCACCCGTTTTCACGGCGGGCCGGAGCGGGCGCTGCATTACTACCCGGCAGAGCATTACCCGGTATGGCGCCAGTGGTTTGAGGGCATGGGGCTGAGTGGGCGCGCGTCCTTGCTGGTGCCCGGCGCCTTTGGCGAGAACCTCTCGGGCAGCGGCCTCACCGAGCAAGAGGCCTGCATCGGTGATGTGTTCCGGCTGGGTGACGCCCTGGTGCAAATCAGCCAGCCGCGTTCGCCCTGCTACAAGCTCAATGCCCGCTTTGGTCACGACTCTTTCTCGGTGCTGATGCAGGCCAATGGCCGCACCGGCTGGCTGCTGCGGGTGCTGGAAGAAGGCTGGATCACGCCCACCGCGTCCCTTGAACTGGTGGAGCGGCCCTGCCCGGGCATGTCGGTGCGGCGGGCCGGCGATATTGTGTTCAACCGTGGCTTTGATGCCGACGGCTTGCGTGAGCTGGCCGAAACCGAACAATTATCAGACAGTTGGCGTAAAAAAGCGGCGGATTATCTGGCCGCCGGCCGCGTCAGTGACTGGACCATGCGATTATTGGGCCCAAAGTGA
- a CDS encoding 2-hydroxyacid dehydrogenase has protein sequence MNIAFFSNRPYMQAHFIEQNRQYGFDITWFDADLNADSAMLGRGFDAVCVFVNDHLDAQVIHTLAEGGVKFIALRCAGYNNVDLQAAAAASIKVVRVPAYSPEAVAEHTVGLMLSLNRHVHKAYQRTRDANFSLNGLVGFNMHGKTAGIIGAGKIGLATLNILKGLGMTLLVHDPKQDQRVLDLGARYVSLERLFAESDVISLHCPLTPDNHHLLNRTSFARMKDGVMIINTSRGGLLNAKDAIEAINSGKIGHLGLDVYEEEEHLFFADKSCEIIHDDTFHLLSTYPNVILTGHQAFLTKEALTAIAQVTLDNLQRLADGQPCDNKIN, from the coding sequence GTGAACATCGCCTTTTTCAGCAACCGCCCCTATATGCAGGCGCACTTTATCGAGCAGAACCGCCAGTATGGCTTTGATATTACCTGGTTTGACGCGGATCTGAACGCCGACTCCGCCATGCTGGGCCGGGGCTTCGACGCCGTGTGCGTGTTCGTCAACGATCACCTGGATGCGCAGGTGATTCACACCCTGGCCGAGGGCGGCGTCAAGTTTATTGCCCTGCGCTGCGCCGGCTACAACAACGTGGATTTACAGGCCGCCGCCGCGGCCAGCATAAAGGTGGTACGGGTACCCGCCTATTCCCCCGAGGCAGTGGCCGAGCACACCGTGGGGCTGATGCTGAGCCTCAACCGCCATGTTCACAAGGCCTATCAGCGCACGCGGGATGCCAACTTCTCCCTCAACGGCCTAGTCGGTTTTAACATGCACGGCAAAACCGCCGGCATTATCGGTGCCGGCAAAATCGGCCTGGCCACCCTGAACATTCTCAAGGGCCTGGGCATGACCCTGCTGGTACACGATCCAAAGCAGGACCAACGTGTGCTGGATCTGGGCGCCCGCTACGTCTCGCTCGAGCGGCTGTTTGCCGAGTCGGACGTGATCAGCCTGCACTGTCCGCTCACCCCCGATAACCATCACCTGCTCAACCGCACCAGCTTTGCCCGAATGAAGGACGGCGTGATGATCATCAACACCAGCCGGGGCGGTCTGCTCAACGCAAAAGACGCCATTGAGGCCATTAACAGTGGCAAAATCGGCCATCTGGGCTTGGACGTGTACGAAGAGGAAGAACACCTGTTCTTTGCCGACAAGTCCTGTGAAATCATTCATGACGATACCTTTCACTTGCTTTCAACCTACCCCAACGTCATTCTCACTGGTCACCAGGCCTTTTTGACGAAGGAAGCGCTGACCGCCATCGCGCAGGTCACCCTCGACAACCTGCAACGACTGGCCGATGGTCAGCCCTGCGATAACAAGATCAACTAA
- a CDS encoding META domain-containing protein: protein MKLALAATTALLLTACSGGLKVTESDLQHHHWNLAAIDGVAVGADIQSDLEIGEHFSINGLAGCNRFFGSATLEQGKLRADPLGVTQMACAPEQQKVEAAVLNTLTQGATVQHSGQQLELKGEQHTLTYQLADWVQ, encoded by the coding sequence ATGAAACTCGCCCTCGCCGCCACCACCGCCCTGCTGCTGACCGCCTGCAGCGGCGGCCTCAAGGTCACCGAGTCGGATCTGCAGCATCACCACTGGAACCTGGCCGCCATCGACGGCGTGGCCGTGGGTGCAGATATTCAGTCGGATCTGGAAATTGGCGAACACTTTTCCATTAACGGTCTGGCCGGTTGCAACCGCTTCTTTGGCAGCGCTACCCTGGAGCAGGGCAAGCTCAGGGCCGATCCCCTGGGGGTGACCCAGATGGCCTGTGCCCCCGAACAGCAGAAAGTGGAAGCCGCCGTGCTCAATACCCTGACCCAGGGCGCGACCGTACAGCACAGCGGTCAGCAGCTTGAGCTCAAGGGCGAACAACACACCCTTACCTATCAGCTGGCCGACTGGGTGCAGTAA
- the trxC gene encoding thioredoxin TrxC, which produces MSEHYLVCPACSARNRVPAERLQQGPKCGKCKAALTPATVLELDGPKLDRLLANESLPLVLDFWAPWCGPCKMMAPVFEAAAGEHAGRLRLAKLNTEEHQQAAARFGIRSIPTLIVFKNGREVARQSGALPAGQLTQWLRQFY; this is translated from the coding sequence ATGAGCGAACACTACCTGGTGTGTCCGGCCTGCTCGGCCCGTAACCGAGTACCGGCCGAACGCCTGCAGCAGGGCCCAAAATGCGGCAAGTGCAAGGCGGCGCTAACCCCGGCCACCGTGCTGGAGCTGGACGGTCCCAAGCTTGACCGGCTGCTTGCCAACGAAAGCCTGCCGCTGGTGCTTGATTTCTGGGCGCCCTGGTGCGGTCCCTGCAAGATGATGGCGCCGGTGTTTGAGGCCGCCGCCGGCGAACACGCCGGCCGCTTGCGGCTGGCCAAGCTCAATACCGAAGAGCACCAGCAGGCGGCGGCCCGCTTTGGCATTCGCTCCATCCCCACCCTGATCGTGTTTAAAAACGGCCGGGAAGTGGCCCGCCAGTCCGGTGCCCTGCCCGCCGGACAACTGACGCAGTGGTTACGTCAGTTTTACTGA
- a CDS encoding glutathione S-transferase family protein, with product MGKLIEGVWHDVWYNTDKNKGRFERSESQFRNWITADGSPGPTGKGGFAAEPGRYHLYVSLACPWAHRTLIMRRLKGLEEAITVSVVHPLMKEHGWTFASDNDGATGDLLYGHHYLHQLYTLADARYSGRVTVPLLWDKQRRTIVSNESADIIRMFNSAFDDLGATGGDYYPASLRDDIDALNHIIYDNINNGVYKAGFATSQSAYDEAIRPLFASLDELEQRLGRQRWLLGNRLTEADIRLWTTLVRFDAVYHTHFKCDRRQISDYHNLYGFLRDLYQQPGVAGTVNMAHIRHHYFRSHATINPHGIISIGPAQDWWQAHDRSIRFQ from the coding sequence ATGGGCAAGCTGATCGAGGGCGTCTGGCACGACGTCTGGTACAACACCGACAAGAATAAGGGCCGCTTTGAGCGCAGCGAGAGCCAGTTCAGAAACTGGATCACCGCCGACGGCAGCCCCGGCCCCACCGGCAAGGGCGGCTTTGCCGCCGAGCCTGGTCGCTATCACCTTTATGTGTCCCTGGCCTGTCCCTGGGCCCACCGCACCCTGATCATGCGCCGGCTGAAAGGGCTGGAAGAAGCGATCACCGTGTCTGTGGTGCATCCGTTAATGAAAGAGCACGGCTGGACCTTTGCCAGTGATAATGACGGCGCCACCGGCGACCTGCTCTATGGCCATCACTATTTGCACCAGCTCTATACCTTGGCGGACGCCCGCTATTCGGGCCGGGTCACGGTCCCCCTGCTGTGGGACAAACAACGCCGCACCATCGTCAGCAACGAGTCGGCCGACATTATTCGCATGTTTAACAGCGCCTTTGACGACCTGGGAGCGACCGGGGGCGACTACTATCCCGCATCCCTCAGGGACGACATCGATGCCCTGAACCACATCATTTACGACAACATCAATAACGGCGTGTACAAGGCCGGCTTTGCCACCTCGCAGTCCGCCTACGACGAAGCCATCAGGCCGCTGTTTGCCAGCCTCGACGAGCTGGAGCAACGGCTGGGCCGGCAGCGCTGGTTGCTGGGCAACCGGCTGACCGAGGCGGACATTCGGCTGTGGACCACCCTGGTGCGTTTTGATGCGGTTTATCACACTCACTTCAAGTGCGATCGCCGCCAAATCAGCGATTATCACAACCTTTATGGTTTTCTGCGGGACCTCTACCAGCAGCCCGGCGTGGCCGGCACCGTCAATATGGCGCACATTCGCCATCACTATTTTCGCAGCC